Part of the Variovorax sp. PAMC 28711 genome is shown below.
GCAATGTCGTGACGCAGCTCGATTTTCTGGCCACCGGGCAGCTGCCGCCCAACCCCTCGGAGTTGCTGACGTCCGCGTCATTCTTCACCGCGCTCGAAAAGCTGTCGGAGCTCTACGAGCTGGTCATCATCGACACCCCGCCTGTGCTCGTGGCAGCCGACACGGCGACCATCGCCATGCAGGCCGGCACGGTGCTGCTGGTGGCGCGCGCCGGTGTGTCGACCATGGGTGAGCTCAAGGAAAGCACGCGCCGGCTCGCGTTGAGCGGCAAGGCGGCTTCCGGCATTCTGTTGAACGCGATCGATACCAAGCGTCGCAACTTTGGAACCTACAAGTACGGTCGCTATCGATACACGAATTACAACTACGAAAGCGTGATGCCGGACGAGCAGTGAGTGTTGCGGCCCTGACGGCCATGAAAAAACCGGCGCTTGACGCCGGTTTTTTTTGGGAGGCCCGCTTTCGCGTTGGCCAGACCCGAGGGTTCAGGTGGCGGCGACTTCGCCGCGCCGCGCTGCAACGCGCTTTTCCAACTCGAGCTCGAACCGGCGAAGCACGGCATCCTGGCCCAGATGCTGTTCAGCGTAGTGTCGTGCCTTTGTACCAAGTTCGCTTCGCAAGGGCGCGTCGGCCGCCAGCGTCAGCAATGCCGTGGTCAGCGCAGCCGCATCGGCCGGCGCGACGACGATGCCGCACTGCTCGACCACCGATGCCAGCTCGGTGCCGGGGTGCGCCGTCGCAATGACCGGTCGACCGCTGCTGAGCATGCCGGTCAGCTTGGACGGCATGACGAGGTCGGCCGCATCGGCGCGTTGTGGCAGCAGGTGCACATCGGCCAGTCCCAGCAGGTCCGAAAGATTCTCGAGTGGTTGCAACGGCAGGAAGTGGACACGGTCCAGTCCCGCGCACTGCGCAACCAGTTCGGCACGGCCCGAGCCGTCGCCGCAGAAAACGAAATGGATGTCGGGTCGGTCGTGAACGCGGCGCGCAACGTCCGAGAGGATTTCCAGGCCTTGCTTGTTTCCCATGTTGCCGGAGTACAGCGCGACGGTCGCATCCAGCGGAATGCCCAGCTTCTGACGGTACGCGCTCGGCTGGGCCAGTGGCCGGACGCCGTTCAGGTCGACCCAGTTCGGCAACAGGAACAGGTTGGCTTCGTCCACGCCTTTCGAGCGTGCGCGATCGAGCATCCGCCCGGAGATCGTGGAGACGCAGTCGAACGCGCGCATCAGCCGGCGCTCCATGGCGGTGGCCACCGAGCGCGTGGTCTCGCCACGCAGCAGGCCCAGATCGAATGCGGCGTCCAGTTCGTAGTCCTGCACATGAAGCCAGGCAATCGTTTGGCGCAGCTTGGCAAACAACAAGGCACCCGGCGTGCAGAGCAAGGGGGGTTCGGTCACCCACACCACGTCCGGTTTCCAGCGCCATTGCGCGACCAGCAGCGGGAAGCTGCTCGCGGCAAAGCTCGCAAGATGCACCAGACGCTTGAGGCCGGAGGGCACAGCGGGCACCCAGAGCGGTGCCCGGTACACCTCGACGCCTTCCCAGGTTTCCCGGGTATAGCGATCGGCCCGGAACGGCGGCTGCACCGACCAGTTGGGATAGTAGGGCGGCGCCGTGATCACCCGGACTTCGTGGCCCGCCTTGGCAAGCCAGCGCGCCATCTCACCCGTGTACTTACCGATCCCCGTCAACTCCGGCGTGAAGTTGATCCCATAGAGCAAAATTTTCACGACAGATTGCCCATTCGTGGCAAGGTGGGTGTACTGAACTGAGGCGGTGCTAGTCTCTTTGCAAGAAAGCGCTGACGGACACCGAATGCGCTCATCATCATGAGCGCCATAAGGGACGCTGGGTTGCCGATCCCCACCAGATATCGATTGAAAGCTGAATGCACCATGAATGCCACGATCGCCAAGCCAAAAAATTGGTATATGCGTCCCTCGTCTGCGTAGGCGCCCAATCGCCCGATCAACACCATTTTGAGCGCCGATAAAAGAAATAGGCCAATAAGCAGTGCTGCGCTCAGCACGCCAATCTCGAGACACAAGACAATATAAGAGCTTTCTACAGGAAAGCCGATGATGTTGAACTCGGCACTCCGAAATCCATACCCAAACAGCAGACGAAACGGACTGGACAGCAAAAGATCTATGCCAGCCCCCAAAGCTCGACGCGACCCGTCGCACCAGAATTCACACCCCGTGCGTCAGACTGGACTTCGAATGCGCTGAAGAGATAGCCGCGCATCGGTCCCAACAACAAAACTGCCAGTGCTAGGGCGCCTAAGATAAAAAGTATCTGCAACCTACGTTTGCGGTTTCCATCGCGCGCCGTGGCGAACGCCCAAATGTAAATTGTGCCTGCCACCAAGACGCCCAACATGGCTGATCGAGATGACGACGCGATGATGTAAACCAACGACAGGCCAGTCAATGCAAGAAAAAAGACTCTCCCAAACCAGCTTGAAGCGATCATGAAGCGGCACGCCATGATCATGAACATCCCTGCATAT
Proteins encoded:
- a CDS encoding glycosyltransferase WbuB; translated protein: MKILLYGINFTPELTGIGKYTGEMARWLAKAGHEVRVITAPPYYPNWSVQPPFRADRYTRETWEGVEVYRAPLWVPAVPSGLKRLVHLASFAASSFPLLVAQWRWKPDVVWVTEPPLLCTPGALLFAKLRQTIAWLHVQDYELDAAFDLGLLRGETTRSVATAMERRLMRAFDCVSTISGRMLDRARSKGVDEANLFLLPNWVDLNGVRPLAQPSAYRQKLGIPLDATVALYSGNMGNKQGLEILSDVARRVHDRPDIHFVFCGDGSGRAELVAQCAGLDRVHFLPLQPLENLSDLLGLADVHLLPQRADAADLVMPSKLTGMLSSGRPVIATAHPGTELASVVEQCGIVVAPADAAALTTALLTLAADAPLRSELGTKARHYAEQHLGQDAVLRRFELELEKRVAARRGEVAAT